In a single window of the Pseudodesulfovibrio profundus genome:
- the msrB gene encoding peptide-methionine (R)-S-oxide reductase MsrB: MSLKRLIVPAIGLMTLLMGLVFLGHATDKESVMIDTNNLEIATIAGGCFWCVESDMEKLPGVVKAVSGYAGGDESDPSYEQVSSGSTGHREAVQVFFDPAVITYREVLDHYWKHFDPTDEGGSFGDRGFQYTSAIFYHSDEQRLIAEESKKDLEASGRLDGPVVTPIIEFTTFYDAEQYHQDYYQKSPARYKTYRYFSGRDRYVKETWGEDANFKAAPETGKSGLTGFVKPDDATLRETLTPMQYEVTQEDGTEPPFRNEYWDNKQDGIYVDIVSGEPLFASVHKYESGTGWPSFDRPLVNENIVEHQDRKLFMVRTEVRSKQADSHLGHVFSDGPETTGLRYCINSAALRFVPKEDLEAEGYGEFLSLFD, translated from the coding sequence ATGTCCCTGAAGCGTTTGATCGTTCCAGCCATTGGGCTGATGACATTACTTATGGGGCTGGTCTTTCTGGGACATGCTACCGACAAGGAGAGTGTCATGATCGACACGAATAATCTGGAGATAGCGACCATCGCCGGAGGATGTTTCTGGTGTGTCGAATCGGATATGGAGAAGCTGCCTGGTGTGGTCAAGGCGGTTTCCGGCTATGCCGGCGGAGATGAATCCGACCCGTCCTATGAGCAGGTCTCAAGCGGTTCAACCGGACACCGAGAAGCGGTACAGGTATTCTTTGATCCCGCTGTCATAACGTATCGGGAAGTGCTGGATCACTACTGGAAGCATTTTGATCCCACCGATGAAGGTGGATCGTTTGGTGACCGTGGATTCCAATACACATCCGCCATCTTCTACCACTCGGATGAGCAGCGGCTGATTGCAGAAGAATCAAAGAAGGATCTGGAGGCGAGTGGACGTCTGGATGGTCCCGTGGTGACGCCCATCATCGAGTTTACGACGTTTTATGACGCAGAACAGTATCATCAGGATTACTATCAAAAGAGCCCTGCGCGATATAAGACGTACCGCTATTTTTCCGGCCGTGATCGATACGTCAAGGAGACATGGGGGGAAGACGCCAACTTCAAGGCAGCCCCCGAGACAGGAAAGAGCGGTCTGACTGGGTTTGTCAAGCCGGACGATGCGACGCTCCGCGAAACCCTGACCCCGATGCAGTATGAAGTGACCCAGGAAGACGGCACAGAACCACCATTTCGCAATGAATACTGGGACAACAAGCAGGACGGCATCTACGTGGATATCGTTTCGGGCGAGCCGCTGTTTGCTTCGGTTCACAAGTATGAATCAGGCACTGGCTGGCCGAGTTTCGACCGTCCGCTCGTGAACGAAAATATAGTTGAGCACCAGGATCGAAAGTTGTTCATGGTCCGTACGGAGGTGCGCAGCAAGCAGGCGGATTCCCATCTTGGTCACGTGTTCAGCGATGGCCCGGAGACAACCGGCTTGCGTTATTGTATCAACTCGGCTGCCCTTCGCTTCGTTCCCAAGGAGGATTTGGAGGCAGAAGGGTATGGTGAGTTCCTCTCGCTGTTTGACTAG
- a CDS encoding methyl-accepting chemotaxis protein yields the protein MLRKLYENLPMSAKLGLGFGFVVVVFVIALGSYAVTLSSTQNAYGRLVNNTAAIRATAKNIDIHMLESRRSEKDFILRGDMKYPERVDKLVESIREESQQLAALEKMAGNEEGVKNAGEIAQYIGQYHTAFGNVVAMWQRRGLTHEEGLQGSFRESVGDLEVMLEDIDKAVQNDTSSTAIAEMLMLRRHEKDYLLRQDQKYIQRVDDQIEVLLAAMERLPISTGELDQLRQYVDRYKKAFHALVDEDAKIAQGVASLREAVHKVEPIVEQVVKRANERMDVVEAEVLEAAAVDNIRSMSIAGFAVLVAVVLTVVITRLVTGPLNQGVRMASEVAEGELTTRMEMDRSDEIGRIIQALARMSQRLREVIGTIQEATASVASGSEEVSASSENLSQSVSEQAAVVEEVSSSLTQFASNIKQTNEAASITEKIAANNAADAEKGGEIITNAVEAMHDIAERITVIEEIARQTNLLALNAAIEAARAGEAGKGFAVVASEVRKLAERSGVAAGEIGGLSSRCVEVAEEAGELFQRMIPEIRKTAEMVQEISSANVEQNGGLSNLTDAMGQLDQSVQSNASAVEELAATAENLAQQAASVQEAMGFFRVDEEDFSGSSDVRSGAMLQLEA from the coding sequence GTGTTGCGCAAATTATATGAAAACCTGCCGATGTCAGCCAAACTGGGATTAGGGTTCGGGTTTGTGGTTGTCGTCTTCGTTATCGCGCTCGGCAGTTACGCTGTAACGCTCAGTTCCACACAGAATGCCTACGGCCGACTGGTCAATAACACTGCAGCCATTCGTGCCACGGCGAAGAATATTGATATCCATATGCTCGAGAGTCGTCGAAGCGAGAAGGATTTCATTCTTCGCGGTGATATGAAATACCCCGAGCGTGTCGACAAACTTGTGGAAAGCATCAGGGAAGAGTCGCAGCAGTTGGCTGCACTGGAAAAAATGGCCGGAAATGAGGAAGGGGTGAAGAATGCCGGCGAGATTGCACAGTATATAGGCCAATATCATACGGCATTTGGCAATGTGGTTGCCATGTGGCAACGGCGCGGTTTGACCCATGAAGAAGGGCTTCAAGGGTCGTTTCGTGAGTCTGTCGGTGATCTGGAAGTCATGCTGGAGGATATAGATAAAGCGGTTCAGAACGATACCAGCAGCACGGCCATAGCCGAGATGTTGATGTTGCGCAGACACGAGAAGGATTATCTCCTTCGTCAGGATCAAAAGTATATTCAGCGGGTCGACGACCAGATCGAAGTCCTGCTCGCTGCCATGGAGAGATTGCCCATTTCCACAGGCGAGCTTGATCAGTTGAGACAGTATGTGGATCGGTACAAAAAGGCGTTCCATGCACTGGTGGACGAGGATGCAAAGATCGCGCAGGGAGTTGCCAGCCTGCGGGAAGCCGTGCACAAGGTCGAGCCAATTGTTGAGCAGGTGGTGAAGCGGGCCAATGAGCGGATGGATGTGGTTGAGGCCGAGGTCCTCGAAGCCGCGGCAGTGGATAATATCCGGTCCATGTCCATTGCAGGATTCGCCGTCCTGGTCGCCGTCGTGCTGACGGTTGTCATCACCCGCTTGGTTACAGGTCCACTGAATCAGGGTGTCCGTATGGCGTCTGAAGTGGCTGAGGGCGAATTGACCACGAGAATGGAGATGGATCGTTCGGATGAAATCGGCAGGATCATCCAGGCTCTGGCAAGGATGTCGCAGCGATTGCGCGAGGTCATCGGTACTATTCAGGAAGCCACTGCATCGGTCGCTTCGGGCAGTGAGGAGGTCAGCGCCTCCTCGGAGAACCTGTCCCAAAGCGTGTCTGAGCAGGCTGCTGTCGTGGAAGAGGTTTCATCGAGCTTGACCCAGTTTGCCAGCAATATCAAACAGACGAACGAGGCCGCATCCATTACGGAAAAGATTGCAGCCAACAACGCTGCCGATGCGGAAAAGGGTGGAGAAATCATCACCAATGCGGTTGAGGCCATGCATGATATTGCCGAGCGAATCACAGTCATTGAGGAGATCGCCCGCCAGACCAATCTGCTCGCCTTGAACGCGGCCATTGAGGCAGCCCGGGCCGGTGAAGCGGGTAAGGGATTTGCCGTCGTTGCTTCCGAGGTGCGTAAACTCGCTGAACGAAGCGGTGTTGCAGCCGGTGAGATCGGTGGGTTGTCGTCCCGTTGCGTGGAAGTTGCGGAGGAAGCCGGTGAACTCTTCCAGAGGATGATTCCGGAAATTCGAAAGACCGCTGAAATGGTGCAGGAAATCAGTAGCGCCAATGTCGAGCAGAACGGTGGGCTTTCCAATCTGACGGATGCCATGGGGCAGTTGGATCAGTCTGTCCAGTCAAACGCCTCGGCAGTGGAAGAACTGGCGGCCACGGCAGAAAATCTGGCACAGCAGGCTGCATCCGTTCAGGAAGCCATGGGCTTCTTCCGAGTGGATGAGGAGGACTTCAGCGGTTCATCGGATGTGCGGTCAGGTGCCATGCTCCAACTGGAGGCATAG
- the lpxB gene encoding lipid-A-disaccharide synthase: MQTDNPNSPIWFSVGEASGDLHGAELMKALKAQDPTLTFTGMGGSAMAAEGLDIRYDMDLISLVGITEILGGLFKIILLLRKIKQTLTEVRPRAIILVDCPEFNFRIAKMAYKLGIPVYYYISPQIWAWRSGRVHFLRKYVRRVICILPFEKPFYEKFGVDVDYVGHPLMDVLPFDELDSIPVDDKRIGLLPGSRSKEISSLLPVFGETARLLAKKHPDLRYVMVCAPGRNKEHLMDLWPEDIPVECVEPDNRYATFRSCKFMLAASGTVTLETALIGTPAAVAYKVSKISELIGKLLVNVDFISLPNLIMNKEVYPEYIQQEANAENLAKQALQWLDDPKSYDKMWQDLADLRSRVGEPGAADRAATIILNNLTT; encoded by the coding sequence ATGCAGACTGACAATCCCAACAGCCCCATCTGGTTCAGCGTGGGCGAGGCTTCCGGCGACCTTCACGGCGCGGAACTCATGAAAGCGCTCAAGGCCCAAGACCCGACCCTCACCTTCACCGGCATGGGCGGATCGGCCATGGCAGCCGAGGGGCTGGATATCCGCTACGACATGGACCTCATCTCGCTGGTGGGCATCACGGAAATTCTTGGCGGATTGTTCAAGATCATACTGCTGTTGCGAAAAATCAAACAGACTCTCACTGAAGTGCGTCCACGGGCCATCATTCTGGTGGACTGCCCGGAATTCAATTTCCGTATCGCCAAGATGGCGTACAAGCTCGGCATTCCCGTTTATTACTATATATCTCCGCAAATATGGGCGTGGCGCTCCGGCCGTGTCCACTTCCTGCGCAAATATGTCCGACGCGTCATCTGCATTCTGCCCTTTGAAAAGCCGTTCTATGAGAAATTCGGCGTGGACGTCGACTATGTGGGTCATCCACTCATGGATGTGCTGCCCTTTGATGAGCTGGATTCCATCCCGGTGGATGACAAGCGCATCGGCCTGCTCCCCGGCAGCCGGTCCAAGGAGATTTCCTCGCTGCTACCGGTCTTCGGAGAAACAGCGCGACTGCTGGCAAAAAAGCACCCGGACCTGCGATACGTCATGGTCTGTGCACCGGGCCGAAACAAGGAACACCTCATGGACCTGTGGCCGGAAGATATTCCGGTGGAATGCGTTGAACCGGACAACCGGTACGCCACCTTCCGCTCCTGCAAGTTCATGCTTGCCGCGTCCGGCACCGTCACGCTGGAAACTGCGCTTATCGGCACCCCGGCAGCCGTGGCCTACAAGGTATCCAAGATATCGGAACTTATCGGAAAACTGCTTGTTAATGTCGACTTCATATCTCTGCCCAATCTGATCATGAACAAGGAAGTCTACCCGGAATACATTCAGCAGGAAGCCAACGCCGAGAATCTGGCTAAACAGGCATTGCAGTGGCTCGACGACCCGAAATCATACGACAAGATGTGGCAGGACCTTGCCGATCTCCGCTCCAGAGTGGGTGAACCCGGGGCTGCCGACCGTGCAGCAACCATCATCCTCAACAACCTGACCACTTAG